The genomic window GGATGAACCCGGTGGCGATCACGAGAGCCCACTGGGTGGCGTGCGTGAAGCCGGTGGAGAGGGCGTCGATCACGTGCTGCGTCTCCGGCCCGAGGGGGTGCTGCTCCGCCTGCGCCTGCAGCTGCGGGATCATGCCGCCCGCGGACTGGCGGGTGGCCTCCGCGAGCTGGTCCGCCTGGGCGGCGTCGAGCCCGGTGGCGTCCAGTGCTGCGGGCAGGGTGAGGCTCATGGACACGGACAGCGCGGCGCCCGCGAACGCCGTGCCCAGCGCCGAGCCGACCTGGCGGACGGTGCTCTGCGTCGCGGAGGCCTGCCCCGACGACGCCACGGGCACGTCCCGCAGCACGGTGCCGGTCAGCTGCGCGGACGCGAGCCCCAGGCCCACGCCGTAGACCACGAGCGGCAGCGCCACGAGCCACGCGGCGGTGCCCGGGCCCATGACCAGGGCGAGCACCACCACGCCCACCACCTCGAGCCCCAGGCCGATCAGCACGGTCCCGGGCGCCCCGAACTTCGCGGCGAGGTGCCGGGCGGACGCGCCCGAGATGAACGCGCCGATGGCCATGGCCGCGAGCACCAGCCCGGACTGCATGATGTTCAGGCCCAGCACGTTGGTGAGGTACAGGGGGAGCACGAAGATGATCGCGAACTCGCCCACGGCCACCATGGCGGCGGCCAGGTTGCCCCACGAGAACGTGCGCACCTGGAAGAGACCGAGGTCCAGCAGTGCCGAGCGGCGCACCTTCGCGCGGTGGCGCTCCCACACCCCGAACAGGGCGAGCGCCACGAGCCCCACCACGAGCGCGATCGCCACGATGGACACCGGCGCCGTGGCGGGCCACACCCACCCGAAGATCGAGAAGTCCGCCGTGGGGGTGAGCCAGCCGATGGCCGGGCCCTCGATGATCGCGAACACCAGCGCGCCGAACGCAATGGCGCTGAGCATGGCACCGTCCACGTCCGCACCGCGTTCGCGCACGTCGCTGCGGGTGTTGGTGATGCTGCTCCACCCCACCACCGCGATGATCGCCGCGAGCGGCAGGTTCACCAGGAAGATCCAGTGCCACGACGCCCAGTGGGTCAGCGCGCCGCCCACCAGCGGGCCGATCGCCGCCGCGCCGGACATCACCGCGCCCCACACGCCGAACGCCGGGCCGCGGTACTTCCCGCGGAACAGCGCGTTCACCGTGGACAGCGTGGACGGCATGATGAACGCCGCACCGAGCGCCTGCACCGCGCGGGACGCGATGAGCGCCCCCGCCGTGCCGGACAGGGCCGCCAGCAGACTGCCCCCGGCGAAGACCACGAGCCCCACCATGAACATGGTCTTGCGTCCCCAGCGGTCCGCGAGCTTGCCCGTGGACAGCAGCAGCGCCGCGAGCAGCACCGCGTAGAGGCTGTTGACCCACTGCGCGTCCGTGAGGTTCAGCCCCAGGTCCTGGATGATCGCGGGCAGGGCGACCCCCACGATCGTGCCGTCCAGCACGATCATCCCGAGCCCGGCGGCGAGCGCCCCGAGGGCCACCCAGTCCCTGCGGCTCGGGGCGTCCGCGGTGGCGACGCCGCTGGGGTGCGTGTCCGTCGCTGGTGTCGATGCCATGCTCGCGCCTTCCGCAGAGGGTCCGTTCCCACCCTGGCCCCGGCCGGTGGCCGGCTGGGACGGGCGAGTGTTCTCGCGGGAAGACTATCCGCTCACCGTGTGAACGTGCAGGGACCGGTGGCGGACGTCGTGATCGTCGTGTGCCTACCGCTCACGGGAGGCGGGACGTCAGGTCCGGCGCATGACCGTGGCGGAGTCCACGGTGACGTCGCCGCACCCGGTCCCGGCGGCGTCGTCGTCCGTGAGGCCCGGGAGGGTGACGTCCCAGAACGGCGTGGGCCCCGCGATCCCCAGCTCCTGGCGCGGCACGGCGTGGGTGTCCTGGGTGGGATCGTCCACGGGGGCGCGCAGCAGGGTGGCGGTGGCCCAGCCGTGGGTGAGGAGGTAGTGGTCGCTCTCGGGTTCCTCCGGACCGGTCTCCGCGCTGTAGGTCACCGCGATGTGCTTCTCGTCCCCGCGCCCGATCTGCGCCTGGACCGCGCCGAAGCTCGCGAGCCGGGCGGGCTTGAGCCCGCGCAGCCGATCCGGGGACACGTCCGGGACGTTGACGTTGAGAATCCACTCGTCGAACGGGCGCTGCTCCCAGCGCTCCAGGGCGTAGCGGGTGACCAGCAGGGCCGTGTCCCAGTGCTGGGGGGCACCGGAGGTGATGGACACCGCGATCCCCGGAATCCCGTGGGACGCGCCCGTGAGCACCGCACCCACGGTGCCCGAGTGCAGGGTGGCCTTGCCCGTGTTCGCCCCCAGGTTCACGCCGGAGAGGATCATGTCCGGGCGCTGCCCGAAGGCGCCGTAGGAGGCCAGGAACGCGATCAGCGCGGGGGCGGCCTTCACCCCCACGCATTCCACGTCCTCGGGCATCTCCGGCGGGCTGGCGGGGACCAGGGCGATCTTCCCGTCGACCTCCTCGCCGGACAGGGACGCGCTGGCACCCGAGTACTCCTCCGCCGGCGCCGCCACCTTCACGGTGTGCCCCCGCTCCAGCGCCGCCCTCGCCAGGACCGCCAGCCCCGGGGACGAGATGCCGTCGTCGTTGGTCACCAGGATGTGCATGTGCACCATCGTGGCACGCGTCACGCACCCGGGCCAGGGCTCAGGAGATCCGGCGCACCGTGATCTGACGGGCGAACTTCTCGACGGTGGTGCGGTTGCCCGTGCCCAGTCCGCGCCGGGCCACGTTGAGCGCCCCGGCAGAGGCACCGAGCGCCACGGCGTCCACCAGGTCCAGCCCGCGCGCCAGCCCCACGGAGATCCCGGCGGTCATCGAGTCCCCGGCCCCGCGGTGGTCCAGCGGCGTGATGGACGGCGCGCAGACCTCCCGCACGGAGTCCTGCTCCACGAGCAGCGCCGGGTCCTTGGCGCGCGAGACGACGACGGCGCCCGCGCCCCGCTCCACGAGCGCCCGCCCGGCATCCACGAGGGACTCGGGGGTGTCGTCCGAGCCGAGGTCCAGGTCCCGGACCTCCTCGTGGCTGATCTTGAGCACGTCCACGTGCGCGGCCACCGCGGCCAGGGCCGGGGCGCCGCTGAGGTCCGCGACCACGGTGGTCCCGGCGTCCCGGGTGTCCCGGATGAGACGTCCGAAGAAGGAGGCCGGCACCACGTCCCCGGGCTCCGCGCCCGTGACCGTGAGGACGTCCGAGGCCAGGGCGTCCACGAACGCCGTGCCGTAGAGATCGTCCAGCTCGTGGCGGGAGAGCTCCGGCGGCGGCATGTGGGCCACGGTCTCCCGGTCCTCCCCGCGCAGGTCGTACACGTAGCCGCCGTTGCCGTACCCGTAGCGCACGGCGTTGACCTGCATGCCGAGCCCGTCCAGCATGGAACGGATCAGGGTGCCCAGCTCACCGCCGAACGGCCCGTTCACCGAGACGTCCGCACCCAGGGAACCGGCCATGCGGGCCACCCACAGCCCCTGCCCGCCCGGGTGCATGTGCACGTCCGACTCGTGGGCGCTGCGGTTGCGGTACGCGGCGGGCTCCGTGATCTCCGTGATCAGCAGCGGGGTGGGCACCAGGACGGAGAGGCGCGGTGCGGCGCCGGAACGGGTATCGGTCACGCACGAAAGCTACCGCACGCGGTCCCTGGTGAACAGCACACCGAGGTGCCACCATGGTGGGATGAATTCCACCGCACCGGTCCGCATCGTGGAGGGCCAGGCCGCCAGCGAGCACACCCTGGCGGCCCTGGGCGCGTACTTCAGCGAGCTCGACCACCGCATCGACGGCGGGTTCGACCCCGAGCTCACCGAGGTGACCGGCCCCGAGGACGTCACCCCACCCCACGGGGACTTCTTCCTGATGACCGACCTGATCACGGGCGAGGTGATCGCGTGCGGCGCGGTCCGCAGGATCGACGACGACCGCGTAGAGCTGCGCCGGATCTGGGTGGCGCCGGAGCACCGCGGCCGGGGCCACGCCCGCACCCTGGTCCGGGCGCTCGAGAACAAGGTGCGCTCCTTCGGCGCCAGCACCGCGGTGGTCTCCCTGAACCCCGAGATGACCGAGGGCATCGCAATGTTCCGCAACCGCGGCTACGAACCGGTGGAGTCCTTCCACCGGGACACCACCGCTTCGGTGTTCCTGGGGCGGGTGCTCTAGGGCGGAGGTGGCCCGTGTGGCCGCTCAAGGGCGTGACGTCCGACCCGGGGGTGGCCATAGTGGGACTCGCGAGGAGCACTAGCGCCGAGAAGTAGGCCAGGCAGTCATCCGCACGGTTCGACGAGCCTGGCTCGCGCTTTTAACAGGCGCTTGTAACAGGTCAGGTCAGCTCCACCACGTCAGCCACCAGCGGAGCGGCCAATCCAGTCCAGCGGCCACGCTTCTGGTAGCACCACGCCACGGCATCGGACACCCAGAGCAGTGTCTCTTCGTGCGCCCTGGGAAAGTCGTAGCGCGGTCGGTTCTCGGAGGACTGGAGCGCCTGCCCGATGATCTTCTTGTCGTGGGCATACGAAGACTCGTCCTTTTCCACCCACAAGTGGTCCGCGCCGCTGGCCGCAGCATCTCGCGCGAGGGCCCCCAGACACAGCGGCCTGGCTTCCTTGTCTCTGAGCCCTCGCGCCACGTACACGTTCACCACGGTGTCGAGGGCGGAGAACTCCTTCAGCAGCTTCTTGCGGCGGTCATCGCGTTCATCGGTGAAATGGATCCTCTTCTGACCAGACAGCGCCAAGGACCGAACAGCCTTTCGGGCGCGGTTCACGTCTCCGGCGGCAACCGTGCTTGCCACCACGTAGTAGCCGCCCACTTTGGACTCATCAACAAAGACGTGGGAGTAGAGCTCGTACCGGGCCCTTCGTGAAGCGTACTGCGGGGCGCGACACCGATGACTGCCGAGAAAACCCCTGGTTCGAGCTGAGGGGAGGCGGTCCCGATGCACAGGAACCGGAGTTCACGCTTCGCGTCACCTCAGTCCCGCGCCTCCCGCGTCCTCTTGTCGTTCGCCTTCCCGATGGCCTCCACCAGCTCGTCCTTGGTCATGCCCGAACGGCCCTGGACGTCCAGCTCCTGGGCGATCTCGTAGAGGTGCTCCTTGGAGGCGTTCGCGTCCACGCCGCCGGCGGTGTCCTCCTTGTTGAGCCCACCCTTTTCCGCGCTGGCGTCCGACGGGCCGTTCTCCTCCTTGGGCTCCCAGTGGCCCCCCACCTTCTCGTGGGTGTGCTTCACCGCGGCCCACGCCGTGCGGGCCGCGCGGGACTCCTCCTGGTACTTCTCCTGTGCGGAGTCGTACGCCTGCGCGAACGTGTCCTGCGCCTTCTCGTCGGAGCGGCGCAGCGTGGACGGAATCTCGTCCTGCCGCGCGCGGCCGTTCTTCTTCGCCTTCGGCACGGTGTCCTCCTTCTTGTCGGGGATGTCTCCGGTGCTTCGATTCTAGGAACGACGACGCCGCCCGCCCCACCCTTTCGGGCCCGTCACCTCCCGTGACGGCCGGGCGAGGGTCCGTGGAAGCACCGCCGCTCGCCTTGAGCATAGTCCGCTCAAGATAGGTGCCCGAACCCTTGGCACTCTGCTGGACCGAGTGCTATATTTTTTGTAGTTGAGTCAGTGGGACTCAAGAAACGTGACAGCGCCGGATCCGGACACCAGCGGCCGAGCGCTCCACGGAGGTCACGCACATGGAAGGAATGACTGTCATGGCTACTTTCGATCCGTTCACCGAGGTCCAGAACTTCGCCAACCAGGTCCTCTCCACCCGCAACGGCCTGGAGCAGATGCCCATGGACCTGTTCCGCCGGGGCTCCAACTACTACCTCGCCGCGGACCTCCCGGGCATCGACCCCACCAGCGTGGACGTGGACGTGGACGGCCAGCTGCTGACCATTCGCGCGCAGCGCCGCCTGCCCTCTGCGGAGAAGGACACCAAGTGGATCGTGCGCGAGCGCCGCAACCACTCCTTCGTCCGCCAGCTGAACCTGGGCCAGGGCATCGACACGGAGAACATCACCGCCGCGTACGACAACGGCGTGCTCACCGTGACCATCCCCGTGTCCCCCAAGTCCCAGCCGCGCAAGATCCAGGTGGCCACGGGCCAGAACCAGGACAGCGTGGTGCTGGAGAACGGCCAGCAGGAGCAGAAGACCGAGTCCTCCGAGGACTCGGAGAGCTGAGCGCCCCGGCATCACCCGGGATGCACTGAGTGAGCCACGAGGGCCCGCGGGATCTCCCGCGGGCCCTCGTGCATGCCCGACGGGGATTCCACGCACGGGGCCCCGTAGCGTCCGCCCCACCGCGTGAGGAGCCGCCGACGCGGCGTCGCGATGTCCGGTCCTCCTCCGGGACCGCCCGCGACGGCGCGCGCGGCGTCGCCCGTGGAGTGCGGCGGTGCGCGGTGGTGCGCGGCTCAGCCCGCGAAGAAGAACCGGGTGAGGTGGAAGAACACCGGTGCCGCGAAGATCAGGGAGTCCATCCGGTCCAGGATCCCGCCGTGACCCGGGATGAGGGCGCCGAAGTCCTTGATGCCGCGGTCCCGTTTGAGGCTGCTCATCACGAGCCCGCCCAGGAAGCCCAGCAGGCAGGAGACCAGGGCCAGCACCCCGGCCTGCCACGGGGTGAACGGGGTCAGCCACCACAGCGCGGCGCCCAGGGCCGTGGCGGAGAGGACCCCGCCCACGAAGCCCTCCCACGTCTTGTTGGGACTCACGGTGGGCGCGATCCGGTGCCGGCCCATGGTCTTGCCCCAGAGGTACTGCAGGACGTCCGAGCCCTGCACCACCACCGCGAGGAACAGCAGCAGTGCCCCCGCCTCCACGCCACCAGACCCCACGGCGGAACCGTCCGCCGCGGCCTTGCCGTGATGGATGGCCACGGGCAGCTGCAGCACGGCCGGGAGGTAGCTCAGGGCGTAGACGCACACCATGAGACCCCACTGGCTCAGGGCGGCCCGGTGCAGGAAGGACTCCGTGCGCCCGGACAGCGCGAGCAGCACGGGCAGGAACAGGAACGCGTACACCGGGATGAAGATGGCGAACATCCCGTACCAGTGCTCCCACACGAACCAGAAGTGCAGCGGGGCCAGGACCACCAGGATCCACGTCAGCACCCAGCGGTCCCGCTCCCCGGGCGGCAGCAGGTTGGCGAACTCCCGCAGGGCCAGCAGGGACAGGGCGAGGAACAGCAGCACCACGGCGGTCTCCCCCAGCGCCAGGCTGCCCACGAGCACCGCCACCATGATCCACCACGCGAAGACCCGCTGCCGCACGTTCAGCAGCGTGGCTCGCAGCCCCTCCGACGCCGTGCGCCGGTACATCAGCTCCGCCACGACGGTGGCCAGCACCAGGAACCCCAGCAGTCCGGAGAGGAACCACCACGTGGGCCCGCCCAGCAGTCCGATCACCATAACGGCCTACCCCTTCTCCCGCAGTTCGCGCGCCACGGCCCGCAGCCGGGTGGCCACGGTCAGCGCGCACCCCAGCACCACGAGCACGAGCGTGACCCACAGGACGGTCCCGCGCGGCCACCCCCACCACGGGTCGGTGACGCTCAGCAGGATCCCTGCCATGAGCAGCCACATGCGCCGCTGCTTGGGCAGCACCCCGCCGAACTGCTGCGCGCACCCCGCGCTCACGCCCAGGGTGCGCACGTAAGCGGTGAGCACCGCGAGGCTCCCGGCCAGCCACCCCAGGGCTGCACCGCCCGCCACGGACGACGCCGCCCAGCCGGCCCCCGCGAGCAGCGCCAGGTCCGAGATCCGGTCCGGCACCTCGTTGTAGAGCTCCCCCGTGGGGGTGCGCAGCCCGCCCTCCACGGCGAGCATCCCGTCGAACATGTTGCACAGCAGACGCAGGGGGATGCAGAGCGCGGCGAGGACGAGAGGGAGGGCGCGGGCGGCGTCGTCCGCGTGGACCGAGACCACCAGGCACCCGCAGCCCACCAGGGAGACGAGCACCGAGGCCACCGAGATGTGGTTGGGGCGCAGGCCCGCGCGCTGCAGGGCACCCGCGATGGCGGTGGCCCACCCGGCGGAACGCTGCGGGATGGGCCTGCGCAGGGGATCGGTGGTGGCCATGCGGCGTCTCCTCGGGCCGTGGGGACTGTGGATCTGCGCCAACAGTGGCATACCCGCTGGCCCGTGGTGGTTGGATGTCCACAACCGCGCCACCTCGATCCCACCGGGAGACCACCGTGCACAGCAGCACCTTTGAAGAGCCCGCACCACCTTGGCCCTCGCGCCAGGCACGGCTGACCTGCGGAGACGGGCCGCGCGCCGTCCCGGGAGCCGCCGTGACGCACCGTGCGCGCCCCCGGAGCGGAGGAGCACGGTGAGCGCGCTGCGTGACCACGCCGTGGCCGGGCTGTGGGGGTTCGCCGAGGCCACTGCGTTCTTCGTGGTCCCGGACGTGTGGCTCTCCGCGGTCGCCCTCCGGAACCTGCCCCGCGGGCTCACGGGCGCGGCGTCGGCCACGGCGGGCGCGCTGGTGGGCGGCGCCGTGGTGCACCGCTGGGGCGCGCGTGCCACCGGGGACGACTCGGCCAGGATGCTCGCCCGGATCCCCGCGGTCTCCCCCGCCATGGTCGAGCGCGTGGAGCGGGAGATGGCCGCGCGGGGGTTCACGGCCGTGCTCCTGGGCCCGCTGCGGGGCACCCCCTACAAGCTCTACGCCCGCACCGCCGGACTGCGCGGAGACCCGCTGCCCCGGTTCCTCGCGTGGTCCGTGCCCGCGCGGACCCCGCGCTTCGTGGTGGTCACCGCTGCGGTCGGCGGGATCTCCGCCCTGCACGGCCGGCTCTGGCCGCACGCTCCCGAGCGGGTGCGGTGGGCGATCTTCGGCACCGGGTGGACCGCGTTCTACGCGTGGTACTTCCGCACGGTGGGCAGGGACTGAGAACGGGCCCCGGACACCGACCGCAACGGTCGGCACCCGGGGCCCGTCGAGCCGGCGCGAGGGACGCTCAGCGGCCCATCCAGCGCACCACGCGGTCGAGGTCCTCGGTGGCGCGCTCGGACCACACCATCAGCGCGTACACGTGGGGCCCGCCCTCGCACACCACGGTGGTGGTGTCCACGCCTGCGCGGACCAGGTCCGTGACGAACTCCATGGTGTCCGGGTAGAGCATGTCCCGGTCCCCCTGCAGCACGAACGTGCGCGGCAGCCCGTGGACGTCCCCGAACGCGGGGCTCACCGCGGGATCCGTGACCTCACGGGTGCCGGCCCACCAGCGGGCCGCGGCGCGCGGGCCCTCGGTGTCCAGCATGTGGTCCACGGAGCGGTACTGCTCGATCTCCGGGTTGCTCACGGTCGCGTCCACCCACGGGGAGATCAGGATCAGCCCGGCAGGCGCACCCATCCCCGCATCGCGCAGCCGCATGGCCTGAGCGACCGCCAGGCCGCCACCGGCCGAGTCGCCGGAGAGGAACACCCGCGACCCGAGGCCGTGCGCCAGGTCCCACACGCCGTCGGCCAGGGCCAGCGCCTCGTCCACCGTGTGGTCCGGGGCGAGCCCGTAGCCCGGCACCACCACGGTGGCCCCGGTGCGCTGGATCAGCGCGTCGATCCACCGCCAGTGCGTGGTGGTCACGGGGTGCACGTACGCGCCGCCGTGCCAGTGGACCACCACGGGGGCATCCGCGAGCGGGGTCCGTGGCCGGGCGACGACCACCGGCCGTCCGGCCACCATGACCTTCTGGAACTCCACGCGCCTGTGCATGGACCGGTGCGGTGCGGCCTCCTCACGGGGCCGGGCGAGGGAGGCCAGCAGCTTCTCCTCGGACTCCCACACGTTGGGCAGCACCCGCAGCCCCTGGTCGGTCACCCGCAGCGCGGGGTCCGCCGGGACCAGGACCACGTCCGGCGTCGGCTCCGCAATCTCCGCCAGGACCGGCTCGGCCGTCGCACGGGGTTCCGGGTCGGGGTCCGCGTCCTGCTCCACGGCGTCGTTCCCCGTGGGGGCCGCGGCGTGGCGGCCGTGCCGCTGAGCGCGGTGTCGCTCGGTCTCGGTGCGGGTGTCGGCCGCGGGCTCCTCGCCGCGCGGTGAGTCCGCGCCCGACGCCGCGTGGTGGGCTGCCGCGCCGACGGTCGCCGCAGCCACCGGTGCGGCCACGGCCGCTCCGGTGTGCTGCGCGGTGCCGCGCTGGCGCCCGGGGGACTCCGCGCGGTGGCGACCCTTCGCGTGGGAGCGGCGTGTGGCGTCGTCGTCCGCCGCGGCCGTGCCAGCGGCGACCGCCGCACCGGCGCTCGCGCGGGTCAGGGACTCGCCCTCGACGTCCACGTTCGGCATGATGCGGTCCAGCCAGCGCGGCAGCCACCAGGCCTTCTCGCCCAGCAGACGCATGACCGCCGGGACCAGGAGCATGCGCACCACGAAGGCGTCCAGCAGCACACCGCCCGCGAGCGCGAAGCCGATGGGCTTGATCATCGCCAGCTCCGAGAAGATGAAGCCCGCGAACACGGAGATCATGATGATCGCGGCCGCGGTAACCACGGAGCGCCCGGCCCGGAAGCCGTACACCACGGCCTGGCGCGCGGGGTGCCCGTGGACGTACGCCTCGCGCATGCCGGAGACCAGGAACAGCTGGTAGTCCATGGCCAGGCCGAAGAGGATGCCGATCATCAGGGTGGGCAGGAAGCTCAGGATGGGCCCGGGATCGTGCACGCCGAACACGGCACCGCCCCAGCCCCACTGGTACACGGCCACCACGGCGCCCAGGGAGGCGAGCACCGAGAGCAGGAAGCCCAGGGTGGCGATCACGGGAACCAGGATCGAGCGGAACACCATGAGCAGCAGCAGGATGGAGATGACCATGACCACGCCCAGGTAGAGCGGGAGCTTCTCGCCGAGCAGCTGGGAGACGTCGATGTTCGCGGCGGTGGTGCCCGCCACGCCCACGTGGACGTCCTGCTGGGAGCCGAGATCCCCGTTGAGGTCACGGATGCTGCCCACGAGGTTCTCGGTGGCCGCCTCCGCGGGACCGGACTCGGGGATCACCTGGATCACACCGGTGGTGCGGTCGTCCGTGAGCTGGCCGGGCAGGACGTTGGCCACGTCCTCCTGCTGCGCCAGGCGGTCCGAGACGGCGTCCATCTTCTCCTGCGCCCGGGCCTTGTCGAGACCCTCGGGCAGGTCCACGACGACGGCGATCGGGCCGTTCTCGCCCGCACCGAAGTCCTCGGCGATGCGCTGGTACGCCCTGTACTGGGTGCTGTCCTGGGCCTCGGTGGAGGCGTCCGGCAGCCCGAGGCGCATGCTCTGGGCCGGCAGGGCGAGCACGATCAGCACCGCCGCGCACGCCACGGTGCTCAGCCACGGGTGGCGCAGGTGCAGGGGCACGTTGTGCTCGTCGATCACGCCCTCGCGCGGCTCGGCGCCACGCTGCTTCCTGGGCAGCACCCGCGTGCCGGCCAGGGACAGCAGCGCGGGGGTGAGCGTGAGGGTCATGAGCAGGGCCACCAGCACGGCCAGACCCGCCGCGGTGCCCATCAGGCCCAGGAACGGGATGCCGGTGACGTTCAGCGCCACGAGCGCCACGATCACGGTCAGCGCCGCGAAGAACACCGCGGTGCCCGCGGTGCCCACGGCCATCCCGATGGACTCCCGCACGGGCATTCCCCCGCGCAGCTGCTGGCGGTGCCGGTTGAGCACGAACAGCGAGTAGTCGATGCCCACCGCCAGGCCCAGCATCACGCCGAGCATGGGCGTCACGGACATCATGTCCACCACGCCGGAGAAGGACAGGGTGATGCACGAGGCCACGGCCACGCCCAGCAGCGCGGTGAGCACGGGCAGCGCCGCGGGCACCACCGCCCGCAGCATGATCAGCAGCACCAGCGCGGCCACGACCACGCCGATGACCTCCGAGGGGCCCAGCAGCGCGGTGATGTCCTGCGCGATCTCCTGGGAGAAGTCCACGTCCACGCCGTCCACCGGGTGGCTGCGGACCGCGTCCATCACGGCGTTCTTGGTGTCCGCCTCCACCGCGTTCTGCTCCTGCGTGAAGTTGACCACGCTGATCGCGGAGTTCTGGTCCTTGGACACCACGCGGTAGTCGCCCATGCGCTCGAAGGACTTCTCGCCCTCTTCGAGCTGGGCCTTCTGCTGCTCCATCGCGGCGGGATCCACCCCGCGCTGCTTGAGCACCTGCTCCGCGCTCACCCCGGGCGGCAGGCTCTGCTTGAGCTGGGCGATCTGCCTCTCGCCCTGGTCCAGCTTCGCGCGGCCGTCCTTGAGCTGCTGGCGGCCGTCGTCCAGCTGCTGCTGGCGTTCGAACGGGTTCACGGTGGAGGCCACGCCGGAGACGTCCTGCGTGGCCTTGAGCGCATCGGCGATGCCGTCCTTCTGCGCCTGCGTGAACGCGGAGCCGTCCGTGGTGTGGAAGACCACCCGTCCGGTGCCTTGGTTGGCCTCGGGCATCTCCGCCTTGAGCCGGTCCGCCAGGTTCTGGGTCTCGGTCCCGGGGATGGTGACCGCGTTGCTGAGGTTCACCCCCGAGAGGGCCA from Kocuria rhizophila DC2201 includes these protein-coding regions:
- a CDS encoding Hsp20/alpha crystallin family protein encodes the protein MATFDPFTEVQNFANQVLSTRNGLEQMPMDLFRRGSNYYLAADLPGIDPTSVDVDVDGQLLTIRAQRRLPSAEKDTKWIVRERRNHSFVRQLNLGQGIDTENITAAYDNGVLTVTIPVSPKSQPRKIQVATGQNQDSVVLENGQQEQKTESSEDSES
- a CDS encoding GNAT family N-acetyltransferase gives rise to the protein MNSTAPVRIVEGQAASEHTLAALGAYFSELDHRIDGGFDPELTEVTGPEDVTPPHGDFFLMTDLITGEVIACGAVRRIDDDRVELRRIWVAPEHRGRGHARTLVRALENKVRSFGASTAVVSLNPEMTEGIAMFRNRGYEPVESFHRDTTASVFLGRVL
- a CDS encoding 1-phosphofructokinase family hexose kinase — translated: MTDTRSGAAPRLSVLVPTPLLITEITEPAAYRNRSAHESDVHMHPGGQGLWVARMAGSLGADVSVNGPFGGELGTLIRSMLDGLGMQVNAVRYGYGNGGYVYDLRGEDRETVAHMPPPELSRHELDDLYGTAFVDALASDVLTVTGAEPGDVVPASFFGRLIRDTRDAGTTVVADLSGAPALAAVAAHVDVLKISHEEVRDLDLGSDDTPESLVDAGRALVERGAGAVVVSRAKDPALLVEQDSVREVCAPSITPLDHRGAGDSMTAGISVGLARGLDLVDAVALGASAGALNVARRGLGTGNRTTVEKFARQITVRRIS
- a CDS encoding ChaB family protein is translated as MPKAKKNGRARQDEIPSTLRRSDEKAQDTFAQAYDSAQEKYQEESRAARTAWAAVKHTHEKVGGHWEPKEENGPSDASAEKGGLNKEDTAGGVDANASKEHLYEIAQELDVQGRSGMTKDELVEAIGKANDKRTREARD
- a CDS encoding phosphatidate cytidylyltransferase, with product MVIGLLGGPTWWFLSGLLGFLVLATVVAELMYRRTASEGLRATLLNVRQRVFAWWIMVAVLVGSLALGETAVVLLFLALSLLALREFANLLPPGERDRWVLTWILVVLAPLHFWFVWEHWYGMFAIFIPVYAFLFLPVLLALSGRTESFLHRAALSQWGLMVCVYALSYLPAVLQLPVAIHHGKAAADGSAVGSGGVEAGALLLFLAVVVQGSDVLQYLWGKTMGRHRIAPTVSPNKTWEGFVGGVLSATALGAALWWLTPFTPWQAGVLALVSCLLGFLGGLVMSSLKRDRGIKDFGALIPGHGGILDRMDSLIFAAPVFFHLTRFFFAG
- the surE gene encoding 5'/3'-nucleotidase SurE, whose product is MHILVTNDDGISSPGLAVLARAALERGHTVKVAAPAEEYSGASASLSGEEVDGKIALVPASPPEMPEDVECVGVKAAPALIAFLASYGAFGQRPDMILSGVNLGANTGKATLHSGTVGAVLTGASHGIPGIAVSITSGAPQHWDTALLVTRYALERWEQRPFDEWILNVNVPDVSPDRLRGLKPARLASFGAVQAQIGRGDEKHIAVTYSAETGPEEPESDHYLLTHGWATATLLRAPVDDPTQDTHAVPRQELGIAGPTPFWDVTLPGLTDDDAAGTGCGDVTVDSATVMRRT
- a CDS encoding MFS transporter; this encodes MASTPATDTHPSGVATADAPSRRDWVALGALAAGLGMIVLDGTIVGVALPAIIQDLGLNLTDAQWVNSLYAVLLAALLLSTGKLADRWGRKTMFMVGLVVFAGGSLLAALSGTAGALIASRAVQALGAAFIMPSTLSTVNALFRGKYRGPAFGVWGAVMSGAAAIGPLVGGALTHWASWHWIFLVNLPLAAIIAVVGWSSITNTRSDVRERGADVDGAMLSAIAFGALVFAIIEGPAIGWLTPTADFSIFGWVWPATAPVSIVAIALVVGLVALALFGVWERHRAKVRRSALLDLGLFQVRTFSWGNLAAAMVAVGEFAIIFVLPLYLTNVLGLNIMQSGLVLAAMAIGAFISGASARHLAAKFGAPGTVLIGLGLEVVGVVVLALVMGPGTAAWLVALPLVVYGVGLGLASAQLTGTVLRDVPVASSGQASATQSTVRQVGSALGTAFAGAALSVSMSLTLPAALDATGLDAAQADQLAEATRQSAGGMIPQLQAQAEQHPLGPETQHVIDALSTGFTHATQWALVIATGFILLGFLGALQVRRAARRDDTPAA
- a CDS encoding CDP-alcohol phosphatidyltransferase family protein, with protein sequence MATTDPLRRPIPQRSAGWATAIAGALQRAGLRPNHISVASVLVSLVGCGCLVVSVHADDAARALPLVLAALCIPLRLLCNMFDGMLAVEGGLRTPTGELYNEVPDRISDLALLAGAGWAASSVAGGAALGWLAGSLAVLTAYVRTLGVSAGCAQQFGGVLPKQRRMWLLMAGILLSVTDPWWGWPRGTVLWVTLVLVVLGCALTVATRLRAVARELREKG